A genomic segment from Ruegeria sp. TM1040 encodes:
- the glcF gene encoding glycolate oxidase subunit GlcF, whose product MQTSFTDAQLQDPGTQRANEILRTCVHCGFCTATCPTYQVLGDELDSPRGRIYLIKDMLENERVPDEKTVKHIDRCLSCLACMTTCPSGVHYMHLVDHARAYIDKHYKRPFGDRALRWILARILPYPTRFRLALLGAKIARPFRGLMPDPRLRAMLEMAPKVIPPVSRNDDPQSFAPEGRQVKRVALMTGCAQKALNTDINDATIRLLRRLGCEVVVADGAGCCGALTHHMGREDESHATAAKNIRAWMAEKNGKGLDAIVINTSGCGTTVKDYGHMFRNDALAQDAATVSNLAMDISELLMQLEMPEAEDKGLTVAYHAACSLQHGQQIKTHPKTLLKRAGFRVVEPADSHLCCGSAGTYNLLQPEISAQLKARKLRTLEAKNPDIISAGNIGCMMQIGSGTEIPIVHTVELLDWATGGPQPPALTAERSRPSVPILR is encoded by the coding sequence ATGCAAACGAGTTTCACCGACGCGCAATTGCAGGACCCCGGTACGCAGCGGGCCAACGAGATCCTGCGCACCTGTGTGCACTGTGGTTTTTGTACGGCGACCTGTCCGACCTATCAAGTGCTCGGGGACGAGTTGGACAGCCCGAGAGGCCGGATTTACCTCATCAAGGATATGCTCGAGAACGAGCGCGTGCCGGATGAGAAAACCGTAAAGCATATCGACAGATGCCTGTCGTGCCTTGCTTGTATGACCACTTGTCCATCGGGCGTGCATTACATGCATCTTGTGGATCACGCGCGTGCCTATATCGACAAGCATTACAAACGCCCCTTTGGTGATCGGGCACTGCGGTGGATCCTGGCGCGCATCCTGCCCTATCCCACGCGGTTTCGCCTCGCGCTGTTGGGAGCAAAGATTGCGCGTCCCTTCCGGGGACTGATGCCTGACCCAAGGCTGCGGGCGATGCTGGAGATGGCGCCAAAGGTCATCCCCCCGGTGAGCCGCAATGACGACCCGCAGAGTTTTGCGCCGGAAGGGCGGCAAGTGAAACGCGTGGCGCTTATGACGGGCTGCGCGCAAAAGGCGCTCAATACGGATATCAATGACGCCACCATCCGGCTCCTTCGGCGTTTGGGGTGCGAGGTGGTTGTGGCGGACGGGGCCGGCTGTTGCGGGGCTCTGACGCATCACATGGGGCGTGAGGACGAAAGCCACGCAACCGCCGCCAAGAACATCCGCGCGTGGATGGCAGAGAAGAACGGCAAGGGCCTTGATGCGATTGTCATCAACACATCGGGCTGTGGTACCACGGTCAAGGACTACGGCCACATGTTCCGCAATGATGCGCTGGCACAGGATGCGGCAACTGTGTCGAACCTGGCGATGGATATCTCCGAGTTGCTGATGCAGCTTGAAATGCCAGAGGCTGAGGATAAGGGGCTGACGGTCGCCTATCACGCCGCCTGTTCGCTGCAGCATGGCCAACAGATCAAGACGCATCCCAAGACGCTGCTGAAACGCGCGGGCTTTCGAGTGGTTGAACCAGCCGACAGCCATCTGTGCTGCGGCTCTGCAGGGACCTATAATCTGCTGCAGCCGGAGATTTCCGCACAACTAAAGGCACGCAAGCTGCGCACGCTTGAGGCGAAAAATCCCGACATCATCTCTGCGGGGAACATCGGGTGCATGATGCAAATCGGATCTGGCACCGAGATCCCGATCGTGCACACTGTGGAGCTCTTGGACTGGGCAACCGGAGGCCCTCAGCCACCCGCTCTCACGGCGGAGCGCAGCCGACCCTCAGTTCCCATCTTGCGCTGA
- a CDS encoding globin: MAILRQIEVQLIKVSFNRVFAQKAALAEKFYHHLFLELPDAEVMFTRDFSHQTEMFARVLTTGMQSLGRDREMMVLVDDLLQRHKHLGLTLDQMYTAQRALHLAFCEVMQAELTAAEVSAWDNAIGRLCRALAAGIEPPAA; the protein is encoded by the coding sequence ATGGCGATACTGCGTCAGATTGAAGTGCAACTCATCAAGGTCAGCTTTAATAGGGTCTTTGCACAAAAGGCCGCGTTGGCAGAAAAGTTCTACCATCATCTGTTTCTTGAGCTACCTGACGCCGAGGTCATGTTCACCCGTGATTTCTCGCATCAAACAGAAATGTTTGCCCGCGTTCTGACCACTGGGATGCAGAGTCTCGGACGAGATCGGGAAATGATGGTTCTGGTTGATGACTTGTTGCAACGACACAAGCACCTGGGGCTGACATTGGACCAGATGTATACGGCACAACGGGCGTTGCATCTGGCGTTTTGCGAGGTCATGCAAGCTGAACTCACGGCGGCCGAGGTTTCTGCCTGGGACAATGCAATTGGTCGTCTGTGTCGGGCGTTGGCGGCCGGGATCGAACCCCCAGCCGCCTGA
- a CDS encoding aminopeptidase P family protein — protein MTARPEMYRFHNGEKAPLQFSVAEYEERIARLRSTMSDLGVEAAVFTSMHNISYYSGFTYCAFGRPYGLVVTADQAVTISAGIDAGQPWRRCFCDNITYTDWQRDNFWRAILSVVGAQRVVGIEGDHLTLLQRGKLDHFLAPAKVVDLYEATMVQRMHKSPAELEMIRAGAAVADVGGFAIRDAVKAGVREIDVAMAGRDAMELEIARRFPDAEYRDTWVWFQSGLNTDGAHNPVTARQLQRGDILSLNTFPMISGYYTALERTMFVQEVDPASLKIWEANVAAHEYGMSLLKPGASCAEITHKINRFFEERDLLQYRTFGYGHSFGVLSHYYGREAGLELREDIDTVLEPGMVISMEPMLTIAHGEPGAGGYREHDILIITEDGNENITKYPYGPEFNVVG, from the coding sequence ATGACTGCTCGTCCTGAAATGTATCGCTTCCATAACGGTGAAAAAGCGCCGTTGCAGTTCTCTGTCGCGGAATACGAAGAGCGCATCGCGCGCTTGCGCAGCACCATGTCCGATCTGGGAGTGGAGGCCGCTGTCTTCACCTCCATGCACAATATCTCTTATTACTCGGGGTTTACCTATTGCGCCTTCGGGCGACCCTATGGGCTGGTGGTCACGGCGGATCAGGCGGTGACCATCAGTGCGGGGATCGACGCGGGCCAGCCGTGGCGGCGCTGTTTTTGTGACAACATCACCTACACCGACTGGCAGCGTGACAACTTCTGGCGGGCTATTCTGTCGGTGGTGGGCGCGCAACGCGTTGTCGGCATCGAAGGTGATCATCTGACGCTGTTGCAACGCGGCAAGCTCGACCATTTCCTCGCCCCTGCAAAAGTGGTGGACCTCTACGAGGCGACCATGGTGCAGCGCATGCACAAATCACCGGCAGAGCTCGAGATGATCCGCGCCGGTGCTGCGGTGGCTGATGTGGGCGGGTTTGCTATTCGCGACGCGGTAAAGGCCGGTGTGAGAGAAATCGATGTTGCCATGGCCGGGCGGGACGCAATGGAACTGGAGATCGCACGCCGCTTCCCTGATGCGGAGTATCGCGACACTTGGGTTTGGTTCCAATCTGGCCTGAACACCGATGGAGCGCATAACCCGGTCACCGCACGCCAGCTGCAGCGTGGAGACATCCTGTCGCTCAATACATTCCCGATGATTTCGGGCTATTACACTGCCCTGGAACGGACGATGTTTGTGCAGGAGGTCGACCCCGCGAGCCTCAAGATCTGGGAGGCCAATGTCGCGGCGCATGAATATGGCATGTCGCTTCTGAAGCCCGGCGCGAGCTGCGCGGAGATCACGCATAAGATCAACCGCTTCTTTGAAGAGCGCGACCTGCTGCAATATCGCACGTTTGGCTACGGGCATTCCTTTGGGGTTTTGTCGCACTACTACGGCCGAGAGGCGGGGCTTGAGCTGCGCGAAGACATCGACACTGTGCTGGAGCCGGGCATGGTGATCTCGATGGAGCCCATGCTGACAATTGCTCACGGCGAACCTGGTGCAGGGGGCTATCGCGAGCATGATATTCTCATCATTACCGAAGACGGCAATGAAAATATCACCAAATATCCCTACGGGCCCGAGTTCAACGTTGTGGGCTAA
- a CDS encoding trypsin-like serine peptidase — protein MWSLPVLPIKKLIVSGVLCVLSAAAVAGTTLRGNDTRLKSLETTDAGRDWEAVGRLDRAGEGFCTGALIAPDIVLTAAHCLYDRDTMAQIDPTSIEFLAGWRNGRASAYRAVKRAVLHPRYVYDGTLSAKRVRNDIALLQLQRPIRNTTVTPFETDARPREGARVGVVSYAQDRSEAPSLQEVCKVIARQDGVLVMSCDVDFGASGAPVFSFDAGRPRIVSVVSAKARVEGSAVSLGASLAEELALLQSQLTGAHVGSRMPQGVGRVQVGEPRRSDIGAKFISN, from the coding sequence ATGTGGAGTTTGCCCGTGCTGCCGATTAAGAAATTGATTGTTAGTGGTGTTTTATGCGTGTTGTCTGCTGCTGCGGTGGCGGGCACAACACTGCGCGGCAATGATACGCGTCTTAAAAGTCTTGAAACCACAGATGCAGGCCGAGACTGGGAAGCGGTAGGGCGGCTGGATCGTGCGGGCGAGGGGTTCTGCACCGGGGCCTTGATTGCTCCGGATATCGTGCTGACGGCGGCGCATTGCCTTTATGATCGCGACACCATGGCCCAGATCGACCCGACCTCAATCGAGTTTTTGGCGGGATGGCGCAACGGCCGAGCCTCGGCCTATCGCGCGGTGAAGCGGGCGGTCCTGCATCCGCGCTATGTCTATGACGGGACACTGTCGGCAAAACGAGTCCGGAACGACATTGCCCTGTTGCAACTGCAACGCCCCATTCGCAACACTACCGTCACGCCATTTGAAACCGACGCGCGCCCCCGCGAGGGGGCCCGGGTCGGTGTGGTGTCCTACGCGCAGGACCGCTCCGAGGCGCCCTCGCTCCAAGAGGTCTGCAAGGTGATTGCTCGTCAGGATGGTGTCCTGGTGATGTCCTGTGACGTGGACTTCGGGGCCTCTGGCGCCCCTGTGTTTTCGTTTGACGCTGGACGCCCGCGGATCGTATCGGTGGTCTCAGCCAAGGCGCGTGTCGAGGGTTCTGCCGTTTCTCTGGGCGCGTCGCTGGCCGAGGAACTGGCGCTTTTGCAGTCACAGCTGACCGGGGCCCATGTCGGCAGCCGGATGCCTCAGGGGGTTGGTCGCGTTCAGGTCGGGGAACCGCGCCGCAGCGACATTGGTGCAAAATTCATTTCCAACTGA
- a CDS encoding TetR/AcrR family transcriptional regulator, translated as MTSTSTRTQLIESACRLFAAHGYAGASISAIAQELGLSKQALLHHFGSKNALYALAVEQAASSVLQLLFDAMEDDRPPEEQLETFFAAYQSALQADCASAQIVLRELLDQALPRDGGTSFATLFESLVATVQATERWEGKGVAGALGVVTQLLGAASLMGCTHDAWGRYYDASVLSTAKVQARAPFAEMVSGVLRG; from the coding sequence ATGACATCTACCAGTACCCGCACACAGTTGATCGAAAGCGCTTGCCGCTTGTTTGCGGCACATGGGTATGCCGGGGCCTCCATCTCAGCCATCGCACAGGAACTCGGCCTCAGCAAACAGGCGCTGTTGCACCATTTTGGGAGCAAGAACGCGCTCTATGCTTTGGCGGTTGAACAGGCTGCGTCGTCGGTACTTCAACTGCTGTTTGATGCGATGGAAGATGACCGCCCGCCAGAAGAGCAACTGGAGACGTTCTTTGCAGCTTACCAATCGGCGCTGCAGGCGGATTGCGCCTCGGCCCAGATCGTGCTGCGAGAGCTCTTGGATCAGGCGCTGCCACGTGACGGAGGTACGTCTTTTGCGACCTTGTTTGAAAGCCTCGTCGCCACCGTGCAAGCCACCGAGCGCTGGGAGGGCAAAGGCGTTGCCGGGGCATTGGGCGTGGTGACGCAGCTCTTGGGAGCTGCGTCCCTGATGGGATGTACGCACGACGCCTGGGGGCGATATTACGATGCCAGCGTGCTGAGTACGGCTAAGGTTCAGGCCCGCGCCCCATTTGCCGAGATGGTCTCAGGCGTTTTGCGCGGCTGA
- a CDS encoding alpha/beta hydrolase, producing the protein MELDDAYANGAYIEGAADYPPRWAASAEDFRNSLQDRARLNLSYGEGDRHKFDLFLPEGTPVGLFVFVHGGYWMAFDKSSWSHLAVGALSKGWAVAMPSYELCPEVRISEITQQISQAVTAAAKEIDGPIVLAGHSAGGHLVARMLDPEVLPEAVGARIRNVVPISPLSDLRPLLRTSMNEKFKMDADAAIAESPVEMQNRYDAKVTVWVGGAERPAFLDQAIWLVEAWDADHVIAFEKHHFNVIEPLADPESDLVAVITA; encoded by the coding sequence ATGGAACTCGACGACGCCTATGCCAACGGAGCCTATATCGAAGGAGCCGCAGACTATCCTCCGCGCTGGGCGGCCTCCGCAGAAGATTTCCGCAACAGTCTGCAGGACCGGGCGCGCTTGAACCTTTCTTATGGCGAAGGTGACCGACACAAGTTTGATTTGTTCCTGCCCGAAGGCACCCCCGTGGGGCTGTTTGTCTTTGTGCATGGCGGGTACTGGATGGCATTCGATAAATCGAGCTGGTCGCATCTGGCGGTTGGGGCGCTCTCAAAAGGATGGGCGGTGGCGATGCCGTCATACGAACTTTGCCCCGAGGTGCGCATTTCCGAGATCACGCAGCAGATTTCGCAGGCTGTAACGGCAGCTGCAAAAGAGATCGATGGTCCGATCGTTCTGGCGGGCCACTCCGCCGGGGGGCATCTGGTTGCGCGGATGCTTGACCCCGAAGTGCTGCCGGAGGCCGTTGGGGCACGTATTCGCAACGTTGTGCCGATCTCTCCACTCTCAGATCTGCGTCCATTGCTGCGCACCTCGATGAACGAGAAGTTCAAGATGGACGCCGACGCCGCCATTGCTGAGAGCCCGGTCGAGATGCAAAACCGCTATGACGCCAAAGTGACCGTCTGGGTCGGCGGGGCGGAGCGGCCCGCATTTCTTGATCAGGCGATCTGGCTGGTGGAAGCCTGGGATGCGGATCACGTCATCGCCTTTGAAAAACACCATTTCAACGTGATCGAACCGCTTGCGGACCCAGAAAGCGATCTGGTTGCGGTGATAACCGCCTGA
- a CDS encoding esterase-like activity of phytase family protein, whose protein sequence is MSLRLVCLTSALALTAGFAQAEKAFNRIASFPVIKNMAEGADQSRESSPEIIDVTADGMTLVYTDSPLGALGMIDITDAANPVPKGNIALPGEPTSVAVVGTIAYVGVNTSESYTQPSGQVMAFDTATGAELASCDLGGQPDSLAKSKDGAFLSIAIENERDEDLNDGIIPQLPAGNLVMINTTQDGLNCASMKMVDLTGLAEIAGSDPEPEYVSINNLDETVVTLQENNHMVVVSRDGEILSHFSAGAVDLDGIDATDERGALIFDESQKGRLREPDAVTWIDADHFATANEGDYNGGSRGWTIFHKDGSVVYDSGVSFEHAIIQIGHYPDKRSDAKGVEPESVTFAEFDGTPFVFVGAERASVVGVYDVTDPAKPVLTQLLPSGTGPEGYVTIPERGLLVSANEKDLLEDGGARAHVMLFELQDGAATYPHLTSAGAKELIGWGAISGMVADEDGMIWAVNDSFYGFQPSIFKIDPSQTPARITDVIRIHRANGDAAQKLDLEGITLDGEGGFYVASEGRTERAIPHAIYHVSAEGLIKTNKGEIAIPAELQSVEKRFGFEGITKVGNTLWMAVQREWKDDPENHVKLVSYNLDTKEWGAVLYPKAAPATGWVGLSEIVAHGDHVYVIERDNQHDDRAVTKKIYRIALSDMVPAPLGSDLPVVTKEEVRDLLPDLKSTGGYVLDKVEGLAILADGTAWVSTDNDGVDDSSGETMFWSFKVD, encoded by the coding sequence ATGTCCCTGCGCCTAGTGTGCCTGACCTCCGCCCTCGCGCTGACCGCCGGTTTTGCGCAGGCTGAAAAAGCCTTCAACCGGATCGCGTCTTTCCCCGTCATCAAGAACATGGCCGAAGGTGCCGACCAGAGCCGCGAAAGCTCGCCCGAGATCATCGACGTGACCGCCGATGGCATGACGCTGGTCTATACCGACAGCCCGCTGGGCGCGCTTGGGATGATCGACATCACCGATGCCGCCAACCCGGTGCCCAAAGGCAATATCGCCCTTCCGGGCGAGCCCACCTCGGTCGCAGTGGTCGGTACCATCGCATATGTCGGGGTCAACACCTCGGAGAGCTACACCCAGCCTTCCGGGCAAGTCATGGCCTTTGACACCGCAACAGGCGCGGAACTTGCCTCCTGTGATTTGGGCGGTCAGCCGGACTCCCTCGCAAAATCCAAGGACGGCGCCTTCCTGTCCATCGCAATCGAAAACGAACGCGACGAAGACCTGAATGACGGGATCATTCCGCAATTGCCCGCAGGCAACCTCGTTATGATCAACACCACGCAAGACGGCCTGAACTGCGCCAGCATGAAGATGGTGGATCTGACCGGTCTGGCCGAGATCGCAGGATCGGACCCGGAGCCAGAGTATGTCTCGATCAACAACCTCGACGAGACGGTTGTGACGCTGCAAGAGAACAACCACATGGTCGTCGTGTCCAGGGATGGTGAGATTCTCAGTCACTTCTCCGCAGGCGCCGTGGACCTCGATGGCATTGATGCCACCGACGAGCGCGGTGCACTGATCTTTGACGAAAGCCAGAAGGGGCGCCTGCGCGAACCTGATGCTGTGACCTGGATTGACGCAGATCACTTTGCCACCGCAAACGAGGGGGACTACAACGGCGGTTCGCGCGGTTGGACCATCTTCCACAAAGACGGCTCTGTGGTCTATGACTCTGGCGTTTCTTTTGAGCATGCGATCATCCAGATCGGCCACTACCCGGACAAGCGTTCCGATGCCAAAGGTGTCGAACCGGAATCTGTGACCTTCGCAGAGTTTGACGGCACACCTTTCGTGTTTGTCGGGGCAGAGCGCGCTTCGGTTGTTGGCGTCTATGACGTCACCGACCCGGCAAAACCGGTTCTGACACAGTTGCTGCCCTCTGGTACCGGCCCCGAAGGCTATGTGACCATTCCCGAGCGCGGCCTTCTTGTTTCAGCCAACGAGAAAGACCTCCTCGAAGACGGTGGCGCACGGGCGCATGTGATGCTCTTTGAGCTTCAGGATGGCGCAGCCACATATCCTCATCTGACCTCGGCAGGAGCCAAAGAGCTGATCGGCTGGGGCGCCATCTCCGGCATGGTTGCGGATGAAGACGGTATGATCTGGGCGGTCAATGATAGCTTTTACGGCTTCCAGCCCTCGATCTTCAAGATTGACCCCTCTCAGACCCCAGCGCGCATCACCGATGTGATCCGCATTCATCGCGCCAATGGCGACGCTGCGCAAAAACTCGACCTCGAAGGGATCACGCTTGATGGCGAAGGCGGCTTCTATGTGGCGTCCGAGGGCCGCACGGAACGCGCGATCCCGCACGCGATCTATCACGTCAGCGCCGAGGGCCTGATCAAAACCAACAAGGGTGAAATCGCGATCCCCGCAGAGCTGCAGTCCGTCGAGAAGCGCTTTGGCTTTGAAGGCATCACCAAGGTTGGCAACACGCTCTGGATGGCGGTGCAGCGTGAGTGGAAAGACGATCCCGAAAACCATGTAAAGCTGGTTTCCTACAATCTGGATACCAAGGAATGGGGCGCCGTTCTTTATCCAAAGGCAGCGCCGGCCACCGGCTGGGTTGGTCTGTCGGAAATCGTGGCGCATGGCGATCATGTCTATGTGATTGAGCGCGACAACCAGCATGATGACCGCGCAGTCACCAAGAAGATCTATCGCATTGCGCTCTCGGATATGGTTCCTGCCCCGCTTGGCAGCGATCTCCCTGTCGTGACAAAGGAAGAGGTCCGCGACCTGCTGCCTGACCTGAAATCCACCGGCGGCTATGTGCTCGACAAGGTTGAAGGTTTGGCCATCCTGGCAGACGGCACCGCTTGGGTGTCGACCGACAATGACGGTGTCGATGACAGCTCTGGCGAGACGATGTTCTGGTCGTTCAAGGTCGACTGA
- a CDS encoding DMT family transporter: protein MTQSLPTPLKAAGLMVIAGACFALVNTALQSATMLHGASAPMVTFWQYLIALLFYIPWIWRNWTAVLSTRQMITHVIRVVLAVAGVQLWTLGLAHVPIWQAIALILLSPFFVTIGAGLFLGEDVSLHRWGAVVVGIFGGMVILAPWSDRFQIAALLPVAAAAFWAASSVVTKHLTRRDSTETVTIYLLLLLSPANALLSLGGGFALPEGTIWLVIGAGLLTALAQHSLVRAYTLADAAFLQPFDHLKLVFNVGLGAVVFGFLPDGNMWLGTALIIVASAYLLNREARAKPGSAAQNA from the coding sequence ATGACTCAATCGCTTCCTACCCCGCTCAAGGCGGCTGGCCTCATGGTCATCGCCGGAGCCTGCTTTGCGCTGGTGAACACCGCACTGCAATCGGCCACGATGCTGCATGGGGCCTCTGCTCCGATGGTGACCTTCTGGCAGTATCTGATCGCGCTTCTGTTTTACATCCCATGGATCTGGCGCAACTGGACTGCCGTTCTGTCGACCCGGCAAATGATCACCCATGTGATCCGGGTCGTGCTGGCCGTTGCCGGTGTGCAACTCTGGACGCTTGGGCTGGCCCATGTGCCAATCTGGCAGGCGATTGCCTTGATCTTGCTTTCGCCCTTTTTTGTCACCATCGGCGCGGGTCTTTTCCTCGGCGAAGATGTTTCCTTGCACCGCTGGGGCGCTGTTGTTGTGGGCATCTTTGGTGGCATGGTGATCCTGGCCCCGTGGTCAGATCGCTTCCAGATCGCGGCCCTTCTGCCAGTCGCTGCGGCGGCCTTTTGGGCTGCGAGTTCCGTTGTGACCAAGCACCTCACACGGCGCGATAGCACCGAGACGGTCACGATCTATCTGCTGCTGCTCCTCAGCCCTGCAAATGCGCTCCTGTCACTTGGTGGCGGCTTTGCACTGCCAGAAGGCACTATCTGGCTTGTGATTGGCGCGGGACTGTTGACGGCTCTGGCGCAGCATAGCCTGGTGCGGGCCTACACGCTGGCAGACGCAGCGTTCCTTCAACCCTTTGATCACCTGAAACTGGTCTTCAACGTGGGGCTGGGCGCAGTTGTCTTTGGGTTCTTGCCGGATGGCAACATGTGGCTGGGCACCGCGCTGATCATTGTTGCAAGCGCCTATCTGCTGAACAGAGAGGCCCGTGCTAAACCGGGTTCAGCCGCGCAAAACGCCTGA
- a CDS encoding Hsp20 family protein, with protein sequence MRTFDFAPLHRATVGFDQIADLMDRVMSSDLQQPSYPPYNIEKTSDDAYRISIAVAGFSEDELNVEVKEHALVVSARKSEENGERTYLHRGIATRAFERRFTLADHVRVQGASHGDGMLHIDLVREVPEALKPRRIEISSAAASKPKEISGSTVN encoded by the coding sequence ATGCGTACGTTTGATTTTGCTCCGCTGCACCGTGCAACTGTCGGCTTCGACCAGATTGCCGATTTAATGGACCGGGTGATGAGCTCGGATCTCCAGCAGCCAAGCTACCCCCCATACAACATTGAAAAAACCTCGGACGATGCCTACCGCATCTCGATCGCTGTCGCGGGCTTTTCCGAAGACGAGTTGAACGTCGAGGTAAAAGAGCACGCCCTGGTCGTGTCCGCGCGCAAGTCCGAAGAGAACGGCGAGCGCACCTACCTGCATCGCGGGATTGCAACCCGAGCCTTTGAACGCCGTTTCACCCTTGCAGATCATGTGCGGGTGCAGGGCGCCAGCCACGGCGACGGCATGCTCCATATCGATCTCGTGCGAGAAGTGCCTGAGGCGCTGAAGCCGCGCCGGATCGAGATTTCCTCCGCTGCGGCGTCCAAGCCCAAGGAAATTTCGGGCTCGACCGTGAACTGA
- a CDS encoding NAD-dependent succinate-semialdehyde dehydrogenase encodes MLDATTDLKSLLADPTLLEDRAYINGAFVAGEGTFEVTNPARGDVIANVADVSRMQARDAIAAAQGAQKEWAKWTGKERAGVLRKWFDLMMAHQEDLAVILTAEMGKPLAEARGEIAYGASFIEFFAEEAKRVYGETIPGHQRDKRITVIKQPIGVAASITPWNFPNAMITRKAGPALAAGCAFVARPASETPLSATALAVLAERAGIPAGVFNVIPASDASGIGKEFCENPIVRKLTFTGSTNVGRILLRQAADQVMKCSMELGGNAPFIVFDDADLDAAVEGAIMCKFRNNGQTCVCANRIYVQSGIYDAFAAKLKEKVEAMKVGDGLEDGTHFGPLISEAAVKKVEDHIADAMDKGAEVILGGAPSELGGTFFEPTIVTGATPDMAFAQDETFGPLAPLFKFETEDEVIEMANDTIFGLASYFYAKDLSRVYKVAEALEYGIVGINTGIISTELAPFGGVKQSGLGREGSHHGIEDYLEMKYLCMSV; translated from the coding sequence ATGCTCGACGCGACAACCGACCTGAAATCCCTTCTGGCGGACCCCACCCTGCTGGAAGACCGGGCCTACATCAATGGCGCTTTTGTCGCTGGCGAGGGCACATTTGAAGTGACCAACCCGGCGCGCGGTGATGTGATCGCCAATGTGGCGGATGTCAGCCGCATGCAAGCCCGCGACGCCATTGCAGCAGCACAGGGCGCGCAAAAGGAATGGGCGAAATGGACTGGCAAGGAGCGCGCAGGCGTTCTGCGCAAATGGTTCGACCTGATGATGGCCCATCAGGAAGATCTCGCCGTGATCCTGACGGCTGAAATGGGCAAGCCGCTGGCCGAGGCACGCGGCGAAATCGCCTACGGTGCCTCTTTCATTGAATTCTTTGCCGAAGAGGCCAAGCGCGTCTATGGCGAAACCATTCCTGGTCACCAACGCGACAAACGGATCACCGTGATCAAGCAACCCATTGGCGTTGCCGCTTCGATCACGCCATGGAATTTCCCCAACGCCATGATCACCCGCAAGGCAGGGCCGGCACTGGCGGCCGGCTGTGCCTTTGTGGCGCGCCCGGCCTCTGAAACACCGCTCTCCGCCACCGCACTCGCCGTATTGGCAGAACGCGCGGGCATCCCTGCGGGTGTTTTCAATGTCATCCCCGCTTCGGACGCCTCCGGCATTGGCAAGGAATTCTGCGAGAACCCGATTGTGCGCAAGCTGACGTTTACCGGGTCAACCAACGTCGGTCGAATCCTGCTCCGCCAAGCAGCGGATCAGGTGATGAAATGCTCCATGGAGCTCGGCGGCAACGCACCTTTCATCGTGTTCGATGACGCCGATCTCGATGCGGCGGTCGAGGGCGCCATCATGTGCAAGTTCCGCAATAATGGCCAAACCTGCGTCTGTGCCAACCGGATCTATGTGCAGTCTGGGATCTATGATGCGTTTGCCGCCAAGCTGAAGGAAAAAGTCGAGGCCATGAAGGTCGGAGACGGGCTTGAGGATGGCACGCACTTTGGCCCATTGATCTCTGAGGCTGCAGTCAAGAAGGTCGAAGACCACATCGCGGATGCCATGGACAAGGGTGCCGAGGTAATCCTAGGCGGCGCGCCATCAGAGCTCGGTGGCACCTTCTTTGAACCCACCATCGTGACCGGCGCGACACCGGACATGGCTTTCGCGCAGGATGAGACCTTTGGCCCGCTCGCGCCGCTCTTCAAGTTTGAGACCGAAGACGAGGTGATCGAGATGGCGAATGACACCATCTTTGGCCTTGCATCCTATTTCTATGCCAAGGATCTGAGCCGCGTGTACAAGGTCGCCGAGGCGCTGGAATACGGAATTGTGGGGATCAATACAGGGATTATTTCTACCGAGCTTGCGCCCTTTGGAGGTGTAAAACAATCCGGGCTTGGACGGGAAGGCAGCCATCACGGCATCGAGGACTATCTCGAAATGAAGTACCTCTGCATGTCCGTTTAA